A window of Suncus etruscus isolate mSunEtr1 chromosome 4, mSunEtr1.pri.cur, whole genome shotgun sequence contains these coding sequences:
- the LOC126006065 gene encoding motile sperm domain-containing protein 2-like, translated as MADSHAQNKAKLISETRQRFEAEFVIDKPEKYDARDLERLQQDDRWVESYLIWRHDVVDETLKMIDESFQWRKEISVNDLNESSIPQWLLEIGGIYLHGYDKEGNKLFWIRVKYHVKDSKTIMDKKRLIAFWLERYFRQENGKPVTVMFDLSKTGFNSIDMDFVCFIINCFKIYYPNYVSKIVIFDMPWIMNAAFKIVKSWLGPEAVSLLKFTGKSDIQDYVSVEYLPPHMGGTDPFKYSYPPLVDDDFQTSLCENGPFTSKDECSSKEDAESDSKENLETVPNEEPAAVTKMVNLNSLTKSDVTEGEENEKVDSKIKTVKKPLSVFKGPLLHISPAEELYFGSAGLGEKKTLIILTNVTKNIVAFKVRTTAPEKYRVKPSNSSCDPGASVDIVVSPHGGLTVSAQDRFLIMAAEMEQPCGTGTAELSNFWKEVPRNKVMEHRLRCHVIESSKPNTLILKDPSFGQLDKVSEDFALQLSRILESNRKLEDQVQCCLWFQQVLLSVAVLLLAFVISLFYLLYS; from the coding sequence ATGGCCGACAGTCACGCCCAGAATAAAGCCAAACTCATTTCGGAGACCCGACAGAGGTTCGAAGCTGAGTTTGTGATAGATAAGCCAGAGAAGTATGATGCCCGGGACTTAGAAAGGCTGCAGCAGGATGATCGCTGGGTTGAAAGTTACTTAATTTGGCGCCATGATGTGGTGGATGAGACCCTGAAGATGATCGATGAAAGTTTTCAGTGGAGGAAAGAAATATCCGTTAACGATTTGAATGAATCTTCCATTCCTCAATGGTTACTGGAAATTGGTGGTATTTATCTCCATGGTTATGACAAAGAAGGCAACAAGTTGTTCTGGATCAGGGTGAAGTATCATGTAAAAGACAGCAAAACCATTATGGACAAAAAGAGGCTCATAGCTTTCTGGTTGGAGCGTTATTTCCGGCAAGAAAATGGCAAACCAGTGACGGTGATGTTTGACCTGTCCAAGACGGGGTTCAACAGCATAGATATGGACTTTGTATGTTTCATCATTAACTGCTTTAAGATTTACTACCCAAACTATGTCTCAAAAATAGTCATCTTTGATATGCCTTGGATAATGAATGCTGCTTTCAAAATTGTGAAATCCTGGTTAGGTCCCGAGGCAGTGAGCTTATTGAAGTTTACCGGTAAAAGTGATATACAGGATTATGTGAGTGTCGAGTATCTGCCTCCGCACATGGGTGGAACTGATCCTTTCAAATACAGCTACCCTCCTCTCGTTGATGATGACTTCCAGACCTCTTTGTGTGAAAATGGGCCATTCACCAGTAAGGATGAATGCTCCAGTAAAGAAGACGCTGAAAGTGATAGTAAGGAAAACTTGGAAACAGTTCCTAATGAGGAGCCAGCAGCAGTTACCAAAATGGTAAATTTGAACAGTCTAACAAAAAGCGATGTTACtgaaggagaagaaaatgaaaaagttgaTTCCAAAATTAAAACTGTCAAGAAACCACTGAGTGTGTTTAAAGGGCCCTTACTACACATCAGCCCTGCAGAAGAACTGTATTTTGGAAGTGCAGGCTTGGGAGAGAAGAAAACCTTAATAATATTGACAAATGTGACTAAAAATATTGTGGCTTTTAAGGTGCGAACCACAGCTCCAGAAAAATACCGAGTCAAGCCCAGCAACAGCAGCTGTGACCCTGGAGCTTCAGTTGACATTGTGGTGTCTCCCCACGGAGGTTTAACTGTCTCTGCCCAAGACCGCTTTCTCATCATGGCTGCAGAAATGGAGCAGCCATGTGGCACAGGCACAGCTGAACTGAGTAATTTCTGGAAGGAAGTTCCGAGAAACAAAGTGATGGAGCACAGGTTGAGATGCCATGTCATCGAGAGCAGTAAGCCTAACACTCTCATACTAAAGGATCCTTCTTTTGGCCAGTTAGACAAAGTCAGTGAAGACTTCGCTCTACAGCTCAGTCGTATACTAGAAAGTAATAGGAAGCTTGAAGACCAAGTGCAGTGCTGTCTGTGGTTCCAACAGGTCTTGCTCTCAGTGGCTGTGCTTTTGCTTGCTTTCGTCAtctctttattctatttgttGTATAGTTAA